In Flavobacteriales bacterium, a single genomic region encodes these proteins:
- the cdd gene encoding cytidine deaminase → MKKIDITTTFTEYENVTELSENIQELLAAAEEAREKAYAPYSHFKVGAAVLLANGEIVTGNNQENGAFPSGLCAERVALFAAGAAHPAVEAEALFITARAVDHDLEEPVAPCGACRQVMAETERNQRAKLRVYFMGTTGRILAADSVEALLPYAFRFRDWE, encoded by the coding sequence ATGAAGAAGATAGATATAACCACAACCTTTACGGAATACGAAAACGTAACCGAGTTATCCGAAAACATCCAAGAGCTATTGGCGGCTGCTGAAGAAGCTCGCGAAAAGGCCTATGCGCCGTACAGTCATTTCAAAGTAGGTGCTGCCGTATTGTTGGCGAACGGAGAAATAGTTACGGGTAACAATCAAGAAAACGGCGCCTTTCCGAGTGGGTTGTGCGCCGAACGAGTAGCACTATTTGCCGCCGGAGCCGCGCATCCTGCCGTTGAGGCAGAGGCCTTATTCATTACTGCCCGCGCCGTGGATCACGATCTCGAGGAACCTGTGGCGCCTTGCGGAGCGTGTCGTCAGGTAATGGCCGAGACGGAGCGAAACCAGCGTGCGAAACTCCGGGTTTACTTCATGGGAACCACGGGTCGCATATTGGCGGCGGACAGCGTTGAGGCATTGTTGCCGTATGCCTTTAGGTTTCGGGATTGGGAGTAA
- a CDS encoding 2-C-methyl-D-erythritol 2,4-cyclodiphosphate synthase, translating into MAPFRIGFGYDVHRWEEGGELWLGGIRIDHTHSLKGHSDADVLIHAVCDALLGAADLRDIGYHFPDTDPKYKGVDSKILLKEVMALLADRGWALGNVDATLVAERPKINPHIDAMKAGIAEVMGAEAGQISLKATTSEKMGFVGHEEGMACHAVALIFRP; encoded by the coding sequence ATGGCTCCGTTTCGGATCGGATTCGGCTACGATGTACACCGCTGGGAAGAAGGTGGTGAACTGTGGCTGGGTGGTATTCGGATAGACCATACACATAGCCTTAAAGGCCATTCCGACGCCGATGTTTTGATTCACGCCGTATGCGACGCCTTGCTGGGTGCCGCGGATTTGCGGGACATCGGGTATCACTTTCCCGATACCGACCCCAAGTACAAGGGGGTCGACTCCAAGATCTTGCTCAAAGAGGTGATGGCACTGCTTGCCGATCGCGGTTGGGCACTGGGCAATGTAGATGCCACGCTGGTGGCAGAGCGCCCCAAGATCAACCCACATATTGATGCGATGAAGGCCGGCATAGCCGAAGTGATGGGTGCCGAAGCCGGCCAAATCAGCCTCAAGGCCACCACGAGCGAAAAGATGGGATTTGTAGGTCACGAGGAAGGGATGGCGTGCCATGCAGTGGCACTGATTTTTAGGCCGTAG
- a CDS encoding UDP-N-acetylmuramoyl-tripeptide--D-alanyl-D-alanine ligase, translating into MHSIEDLYEIYRRNPIISTDTRKIVPGCIFFALKGEHFNGNQYAEEALNKGAAYAVIDEPQYNGKDRGLVEDCLTALQDLARHHRKQLEIPVIGLTGSNGKTTSKELLRDALKQKFKVYATKGNLNNHIGVPLSILEIANEHEIAVIEMGANHQKEIEFLCTISKPDMGFITNFGKAHLEGFGGFKGVVKGKSELYDYLRTSGGLAFVCADDKKQMKRSNGIKRITFGEESGDLHIGPQAQGIYVGVQWNDRMAMSQLTGAYNYRNLTYAVLIARHFGVEDDDIVSGLESYRPNLNRSQFQKRQRNNLIVDCYNANPTSMKAAIENLRSFDRPFAILGDMLELGEDSGKEHKKICKLLKKEGIEEVILVGPLFAACKRPDEFTSFATTEEAAQYLKKHGPKERTVLLKGSRGIALEQLIPYL; encoded by the coding sequence ATGCACAGCATCGAAGACCTCTACGAAATATACCGCCGCAATCCGATCATCAGCACCGATACGCGCAAGATAGTTCCGGGTTGTATCTTCTTTGCGCTCAAAGGCGAGCACTTTAACGGGAATCAATACGCCGAAGAAGCCCTGAACAAGGGGGCTGCCTACGCGGTGATCGACGAGCCGCAGTACAACGGTAAAGATCGGGGGTTGGTCGAGGACTGCTTGACGGCGCTGCAAGATCTGGCTCGACACCACCGCAAGCAATTGGAGATTCCCGTGATCGGTTTGACCGGTTCGAACGGGAAGACCACAAGTAAGGAGCTGTTGCGCGATGCCCTGAAGCAGAAGTTCAAAGTATATGCTACCAAAGGCAATTTAAACAACCACATCGGGGTTCCATTGAGCATTTTGGAGATTGCGAACGAACACGAGATCGCCGTGATAGAAATGGGGGCGAACCATCAGAAGGAGATCGAATTCCTGTGTACCATCAGCAAGCCCGACATGGGTTTCATCACGAACTTCGGGAAGGCCCATTTGGAGGGCTTTGGAGGATTTAAAGGTGTGGTGAAAGGAAAGAGTGAGCTTTACGACTATTTGAGGACTTCGGGCGGATTAGCCTTTGTGTGTGCCGACGACAAAAAGCAGATGAAACGAAGCAATGGGATCAAACGTATTACCTTTGGTGAAGAGAGCGGTGACTTGCACATCGGGCCGCAGGCCCAAGGAATATATGTCGGCGTACAATGGAACGACCGTATGGCGATGTCACAGCTCACGGGAGCTTATAATTACCGGAATTTAACCTATGCGGTGCTGATCGCGCGGCATTTTGGCGTTGAAGACGACGATATCGTGAGTGGACTCGAGAGTTATCGACCGAATTTGAACCGCAGTCAATTTCAGAAAAGGCAGCGGAACAACTTGATCGTGGACTGCTACAATGCGAATCCGACCAGCATGAAGGCCGCTATTGAGAACCTGCGTTCGTTCGATCGGCCGTTCGCAATTCTGGGCGATATGCTGGAACTCGGTGAAGATAGCGGCAAGGAGCACAAGAAGATCTGCAAGCTGCTGAAAAAAGAAGGTATTGAAGAGGTGATCCTTGTGGGGCCTCTTTTTGCCGCTTGCAAACGTCCGGACGAATTTACGAGTTTCGCGACCACCGAGGAGGCGGCGCAGTACTTGAAGAAACACGGCCCGAAGGAGCGAACTGTGCTTCTTAAAGGCTCAAGAGGCATTGCTTTGGAGCAGCTTATTCCTTATTTGTAG
- a CDS encoding PorP/SprF family type IX secretion system membrane protein, giving the protein MKHLFALGFALLLGAGAAHAQDPHFSQFYANPLYLNPAMAGATKCPKVNMIYRNQYPALGAFRTIGASYDQFVNDISGGLGLLVTNDNAGDGTLGITEVSAIYSYHLTVSREVSVLVGFQAGYRQRMLDWSSLEFGDEIHNLYGFVLQTQEIQGEDQVGHVDLSTGFVLFTDIFYLGGAFHHLTQPNDPFLVESTLPMKMTFHGGAQIPIGGGRLASGSTTTLNPGLLYQQQGEFQQMNFLLSVTREVLTGGLAFRHNVTNADALVVLVGFQPTDALSIGYSYDFTVSEFSNQEGGAHEISLSYQFECKPKKKKFKTINCPKF; this is encoded by the coding sequence ATGAAACACTTATTTGCGTTAGGATTTGCACTTCTACTCGGTGCCGGGGCAGCGCATGCTCAGGATCCGCACTTTTCGCAATTTTATGCTAACCCGCTGTATTTGAACCCCGCCATGGCCGGTGCTACCAAGTGTCCGAAGGTCAATATGATCTACCGGAACCAATATCCGGCCCTGGGTGCTTTCCGCACCATTGGCGCTTCTTACGACCAGTTCGTGAATGATATCAGTGGTGGATTGGGATTGCTGGTAACGAATGACAACGCCGGAGACGGAACGTTGGGGATCACCGAAGTGAGTGCCATATATAGTTATCACCTCACCGTTTCGCGCGAAGTGAGCGTGTTGGTCGGTTTCCAGGCCGGATACCGTCAGCGTATGCTCGACTGGAGCTCATTGGAATTCGGCGATGAAATTCACAACCTGTACGGATTCGTACTCCAAACTCAAGAGATTCAGGGCGAGGATCAAGTAGGTCACGTAGATCTTTCAACGGGTTTCGTTTTGTTTACCGACATCTTTTACCTCGGAGGGGCTTTCCACCACTTGACGCAACCCAACGATCCGTTCTTGGTAGAATCGACCCTGCCCATGAAGATGACCTTCCACGGGGGAGCTCAAATTCCTATCGGTGGCGGTCGCTTGGCTTCAGGTTCAACGACTACATTGAACCCCGGATTATTGTACCAGCAACAAGGAGAATTCCAACAAATGAATTTCTTGCTTTCGGTGACTCGTGAAGTATTGACCGGAGGTTTGGCCTTCCGCCACAACGTAACCAATGCCGATGCCCTGGTGGTTTTAGTAGGTTTTCAGCCAACCGACGCCTTGTCGATCGGTTACAGCTACGACTTTACAGTTAGCGAATTCTCGAACCAAGAAGGTGGAGCTCACGAGATCTCATTGAGCTACCAATTCGAGTGTAAGCCAAAGAAGAAGAAATTCAAAACAATAAACTGCCCGAAGTTTTAG
- the pdhA gene encoding pyruvate dehydrogenase (acetyl-transferring) E1 component subunit alpha: MAKIKASKKLYLQWYEDMLLWRKVEDKSSALYIQQKIRGFLHLYNGQEAVLAGCAAAIEMGKDKMITAYRNHVHPIAMGVEPKYVMAELMGKKTGTSQGNGGSMHMFSKEKGFYGGHGIVGGQIPLGAGIAFADKYRESDAVTLTFMGDGAVRQGAFHEALSLAATWDLPVIFIIENNGYAMGTSVARQTNVTDLHQLGSGYGIPHRAVDGMNPLTVANEVKEAVDHARKGNGPTLLELKTYRYKGHSMSDAQKYRTKEEVAEYQKIDPINVVREEIVKKKYATEKQLDEIDQRVKQLVDAAVSFAEESEFPTVDDLYKTVYIQEDYPFIKEQ, from the coding sequence ATGGCAAAGATCAAAGCAAGTAAGAAGCTTTATTTACAGTGGTACGAAGACATGCTGCTGTGGCGCAAGGTCGAGGATAAATCGAGCGCTTTGTACATTCAGCAAAAGATCCGCGGATTCCTTCACCTATATAATGGTCAGGAAGCGGTGTTGGCCGGTTGTGCTGCCGCCATTGAAATGGGCAAGGACAAAATGATCACGGCTTATCGTAACCACGTGCATCCGATCGCGATGGGTGTGGAGCCGAAGTACGTGATGGCGGAGCTCATGGGTAAGAAAACGGGAACGAGCCAGGGGAACGGAGGTTCCATGCACATGTTCTCGAAAGAAAAAGGATTTTACGGAGGTCACGGTATCGTGGGTGGTCAAATTCCACTTGGGGCCGGAATCGCTTTTGCCGATAAATATCGCGAGTCGGATGCGGTGACCTTGACGTTTATGGGTGACGGTGCCGTTCGTCAGGGAGCTTTCCATGAAGCCCTGAGCTTGGCGGCGACCTGGGATTTGCCCGTGATCTTCATCATTGAGAACAACGGATATGCCATGGGAACTTCGGTGGCGCGTCAGACCAATGTGACCGACTTACATCAGTTGGGGTCGGGATATGGGATTCCTCACCGCGCGGTAGATGGAATGAATCCGCTTACAGTGGCCAACGAGGTTAAGGAAGCGGTGGATCATGCGCGCAAGGGCAATGGTCCGACCCTTTTGGAATTGAAGACCTATCGTTATAAAGGTCACTCAATGAGTGATGCGCAGAAATACCGTACTAAAGAAGAGGTAGCTGAGTATCAGAAGATCGATCCGATCAATGTGGTTCGAGAGGAGATCGTGAAGAAGAAGTACGCCACCGAGAAGCAGTTGGATGAAATTGACCAGCGCGTGAAACAGTTAGTGGATGCTGCTGTTAGTTTTGCGGAGGAATCTGAATTCCCGACCGTGGACGATCTGTACAAGACCGTTTACATTCAAGAAGACTATCCATTTATAAAAGAACAATAA
- the porV gene encoding type IX secretion system outer membrane channel protein PorV has protein sequence MKYNRLAAIAVVCFSLFLSEANAQNAFGDQDEYNTITTAVPFLRISPDSRAGGMGDAGVSTTPDVNSIHWNSAKLAFMEEGQALSLNYTPWLSRLVPDINLAYLSYYHSLGRRQAIGVSMRYFSLGDITFTDDQGNNIGQFNPNEFAIDAAYALQLSRNLSAGVALRYIYSNLTGGQFVQGFQSRPGQSVAADIGLYYRSEEFDAGDMDARWTWGISLTNLGARISYTESGEADFIPTNLGVGTGMLFDVDEYNSFSVHLEFNKLLVPTPPDYAEDSTGQRIRDQDGNYVIENGKDPDVPPVQGVIQSFSDAPGGFQEELNEITISAGVEYWYNKQFAVRGGYFYEAQQKGGRQYFTLGAGIKYNVFGLDFAYLIPATSTVRSPLENTLRFTLFFDLENLMGLSEDLN, from the coding sequence ATGAAATACAACAGATTAGCCGCCATTGCGGTAGTTTGTTTTTCGCTCTTCCTCTCGGAAGCAAATGCACAAAACGCCTTTGGTGATCAGGATGAGTACAACACCATCACTACGGCCGTTCCTTTTCTTCGCATCTCACCCGATTCGCGAGCCGGGGGTATGGGTGATGCCGGTGTTTCTACCACGCCCGATGTAAACTCGATCCACTGGAACTCCGCTAAGTTGGCCTTTATGGAAGAGGGTCAAGCTTTGAGTTTGAACTACACGCCTTGGCTGAGCCGATTGGTTCCGGATATCAACTTGGCGTACTTGAGTTACTACCACAGTTTAGGACGTCGCCAGGCCATTGGAGTGAGTATGCGGTATTTCTCGTTGGGTGATATTACGTTCACCGACGATCAGGGAAATAATATTGGACAGTTCAACCCGAACGAATTCGCGATAGATGCCGCTTATGCCTTGCAGTTGTCGCGGAACCTTTCGGCCGGTGTAGCCTTGCGTTATATCTACTCGAACCTGACCGGTGGTCAGTTCGTACAGGGATTCCAAAGTCGTCCGGGTCAGTCGGTAGCGGCCGATATCGGTTTGTACTACAGAAGTGAAGAATTCGACGCCGGTGATATGGATGCGCGTTGGACGTGGGGTATTTCGTTGACCAACTTGGGAGCAAGGATCAGCTACACCGAATCGGGAGAGGCCGACTTTATTCCGACCAACCTAGGTGTTGGAACGGGAATGCTTTTCGACGTGGATGAGTACAACTCGTTCTCGGTACACTTGGAATTCAACAAGCTGTTGGTTCCGACCCCGCCCGATTATGCTGAGGACAGCACAGGCCAGCGAATTCGCGACCAAGACGGAAACTACGTCATTGAAAATGGAAAGGATCCGGATGTGCCACCCGTACAAGGTGTCATTCAAAGCTTCAGTGACGCTCCGGGTGGATTCCAAGAGGAGTTGAACGAGATCACCATTTCGGCCGGGGTGGAATACTGGTACAATAAGCAATTCGCCGTTCGCGGTGGATACTTCTACGAAGCTCAGCAGAAAGGTGGTCGTCAGTACTTCACTTTGGGAGCGGGCATCAAGTACAATGTATTCGGACTGGACTTCGCGTATTTGATTCCGGCCACGAGCACGGTGCGTAGCCCCCTAGAGAACACCCTTCGATTTACCCTGTTCTTCGACTTGGAGAACTTGATGGGCTTGTCTGAAGACTTGAATTAA
- the porU gene encoding type IX secretion system sortase PorU: protein MRKVFLLSILVLSMVATAQNARVVVNWQGPTTLNSGTESVPALHFDGAFYNMPDSPLPILLLKQDLSGNPDQFEVAFSNTAYEPLTAAERRTLGDVEISESLDYRPTVGWSRKRPFARVELVPLRRNSATGQIEKLTSFTWRISNVAAKNASAREGLRNSSWSASSVLATGTWYRVGVTREGLFKLDRSVLDDLGLNVGSVDPRTLKVYGGGGGMLPESNFDPRVDDLQELAISVQGENDGSLDAGDYILFYAEGPGAWTLDDDDHFVFAKNSYCDTNYYFITAGGAQGKRVENIANDPGTPTHQVSTFVDYAHHENDWTNLVGSGREWFGEYFDVTPSYNFTFDFSNMVNTEPVWVKSRGIARASGNTSMIVNSNSGATPIQMSFTAVGTRTTDDYVIGDEGEGSYTNNLANSVILTATYIDNGIPGSIAWLDYITVNATRLLAHANGYNRIAQPNVIGAGNLASYTLQNANGVSVWEVTDPFNIGAVTTNNSGNTVTWQRDASELRKFISFSGSNFSTPAQFGNVPNQNLHAMPRADMFIITPARFEEQAQRLAHFHEEVDGMSVAVVMPQQIYNEFSSGKQDVSAIRDFMRMYYERATTPDELPKHLLLFGDCSYDFKDVLSDNTNFVPTFQSVPSFSLFRSFCTDDYFGCLDPDEGDSIFEDVLDLSVGRLPVKTNAEARAVVDKIIQYYDESSLGDWTQRVLFVADDVDEFWETDLMLNANDLAIEIDTLYPSLNIDKIYSDAYTQQTSAAGETYPGVMSDLRDRVEQGTLLINYVGHGGEVGWASEGILNVSDVRSYENFERLNVMLTITCEFSRMDDPNRVSAGEYALLNPNGCSVALFSTVRVVFVNPADELHNLFYDFAFEKDVNGEDYTFGEIMRLTKNGAHPSQDRRRFGLLGDPALRFLRPEYDVQVTTVNQTPITDFADTLAALSLVQVSGTVNQPGGGVASNFNGILSTTVYDKYTSLQTHDNNGMAAPIDFDLQQNTIYKGKATVTGGNWDYKFIVPIDIAYQIGYGKLSHYAVMGDQDAAGANEEILIGGTSDNPITDDEGPRIELYMNDETFVFGGITDENPDIFALLTDSLGINVVGNGIGHDLISVIDRNSANPIVLNNFYEADVDDYTSGSVRYPLRDITPGRHHVYMKAWDAANNSAEAETEFVVAESADLALNHVLNYPNPFTTYTEFHFEHNRPAEPLEVQVQIFTVSGKLVKTLNANVTSDGYRVTPVTWDGLDEFGDEIGRGVYVYRVKVRSMTDNSSDEKYEKLVILR from the coding sequence ATGCGGAAAGTATTTCTTTTGTCGATTTTGGTTCTGAGTATGGTCGCGACCGCTCAAAACGCCCGTGTAGTTGTTAACTGGCAGGGGCCAACTACTTTGAATAGCGGTACCGAATCGGTGCCGGCGCTCCATTTCGATGGCGCGTTTTACAACATGCCGGACAGCCCATTGCCCATTTTATTGCTCAAACAAGATCTTTCGGGCAATCCCGATCAGTTCGAGGTCGCCTTTTCCAATACGGCCTACGAGCCCCTTACTGCGGCCGAGCGCCGTACATTAGGTGATGTGGAGATCTCCGAATCATTAGATTATCGACCTACGGTCGGATGGTCGCGTAAACGGCCCTTTGCACGAGTCGAATTGGTTCCGCTCCGCCGGAACTCAGCTACGGGGCAAATCGAAAAACTGACCTCTTTTACATGGCGCATTAGCAATGTGGCCGCTAAGAACGCATCGGCCCGAGAGGGCCTTAGAAACAGCAGCTGGAGTGCGAGCTCCGTACTCGCCACGGGAACTTGGTACCGCGTGGGAGTCACGCGTGAAGGCCTGTTTAAACTCGATCGGTCAGTGCTCGACGACCTTGGTCTCAACGTCGGAAGCGTGGATCCGCGAACCCTTAAAGTCTACGGCGGCGGGGGCGGAATGCTGCCCGAATCGAACTTTGATCCGCGGGTCGACGATCTGCAGGAATTGGCCATTTCCGTGCAGGGCGAGAACGATGGAAGCCTCGATGCCGGCGACTACATTTTGTTTTACGCCGAAGGACCGGGAGCGTGGACCCTCGACGATGACGATCACTTCGTATTCGCGAAGAACAGCTATTGCGATACCAATTACTATTTCATTACGGCGGGTGGCGCACAGGGAAAACGCGTTGAGAACATCGCCAACGATCCCGGAACGCCGACACACCAAGTCAGTACTTTCGTCGATTACGCCCACCACGAGAACGATTGGACCAACCTCGTTGGGAGTGGACGCGAGTGGTTCGGCGAGTATTTCGATGTGACCCCGAGCTATAACTTCACATTCGATTTCAGCAACATGGTGAATACCGAGCCCGTGTGGGTGAAGTCGCGCGGGATCGCTCGGGCCTCGGGCAACACGAGCATGATCGTGAACTCGAATTCGGGTGCCACGCCCATACAAATGAGCTTTACCGCAGTGGGCACACGTACTACGGACGACTACGTGATAGGAGATGAAGGTGAAGGCTCCTACACGAATAACCTTGCCAACAGCGTAATTCTGACGGCTACATATATCGATAACGGAATTCCGGGCAGCATTGCTTGGCTCGATTATATCACCGTAAACGCTACGCGCCTCCTTGCGCATGCGAATGGCTATAACCGCATTGCCCAACCGAATGTGATTGGTGCAGGTAACTTGGCCAGCTACACGCTTCAGAATGCCAATGGAGTGAGCGTGTGGGAGGTGACCGATCCATTCAATATCGGGGCGGTGACCACGAACAACAGTGGCAATACCGTAACCTGGCAGCGCGATGCCTCCGAGTTGCGCAAATTCATTTCTTTCTCGGGATCCAATTTCTCTACGCCGGCCCAGTTCGGAAACGTGCCGAATCAAAACCTGCACGCCATGCCTCGGGCCGATATGTTCATTATTACCCCCGCGCGTTTTGAAGAGCAGGCCCAGCGACTCGCCCATTTCCACGAGGAGGTCGACGGAATGTCGGTGGCCGTGGTGATGCCGCAGCAGATCTACAACGAATTCAGTTCCGGAAAGCAAGACGTGAGCGCCATCCGCGACTTCATGCGCATGTACTATGAGCGCGCCACAACGCCGGACGAATTGCCGAAACACTTGCTTCTGTTCGGCGATTGCAGCTACGACTTTAAAGATGTCCTGAGCGACAACACCAATTTCGTGCCCACCTTTCAGAGCGTTCCGAGCTTTAGTCTATTTAGGTCGTTCTGCACCGACGATTACTTTGGCTGCTTGGACCCGGATGAAGGCGATAGCATTTTTGAGGATGTTCTCGACCTCTCGGTCGGAAGGCTTCCTGTAAAGACCAATGCCGAAGCTCGTGCGGTGGTCGACAAAATTATTCAGTACTACGATGAGTCTTCACTGGGCGATTGGACCCAACGGGTGTTGTTTGTGGCCGACGACGTCGATGAATTCTGGGAGACCGATCTCATGCTCAACGCAAACGACTTGGCCATCGAGATCGATACTCTGTACCCTTCGCTCAACATCGATAAGATCTATTCCGACGCCTACACCCAGCAGACTTCGGCAGCCGGTGAAACTTATCCTGGTGTGATGTCCGACCTACGCGATCGCGTTGAGCAAGGAACACTCTTGATCAACTACGTAGGTCATGGTGGAGAAGTCGGATGGGCCAGCGAGGGAATCTTGAACGTGAGCGATGTTCGCTCATACGAGAACTTCGAACGACTGAACGTGATGCTGACCATCACGTGCGAATTCAGCCGGATGGACGACCCCAACCGGGTATCGGCGGGTGAGTACGCCTTGCTGAATCCGAACGGATGTTCAGTGGCCCTGTTCAGCACCGTGCGCGTGGTGTTCGTGAATCCGGCCGATGAGCTGCACAACTTGTTCTACGATTTCGCCTTTGAAAAGGACGTCAATGGCGAGGACTATACCTTTGGTGAGATCATGCGTCTTACGAAGAACGGAGCCCACCCCTCACAAGACCGCCGCCGTTTTGGCCTTCTGGGTGATCCGGCCTTGAGATTCTTGCGCCCGGAGTACGATGTTCAGGTGACCACGGTCAACCAAACCCCGATCACCGACTTTGCGGATACACTGGCTGCCCTGAGCTTGGTTCAGGTGAGCGGAACGGTAAACCAACCGGGCGGAGGCGTGGCATCGAATTTCAACGGAATCTTGAGCACCACGGTTTACGATAAGTACACCTCCTTGCAGACCCACGACAACAATGGAATGGCTGCGCCGATCGATTTCGACTTGCAACAGAACACTATATATAAAGGTAAAGCGACGGTAACGGGAGGTAATTGGGACTACAAGTTCATTGTCCCGATCGATATTGCCTATCAGATCGGCTACGGTAAGTTGTCGCACTACGCAGTTATGGGTGATCAGGATGCGGCCGGAGCCAATGAAGAAATTCTGATCGGAGGAACAAGCGATAACCCGATCACGGATGATGAGGGCCCACGGATCGAGCTGTATATGAACGACGAAACCTTTGTGTTTGGTGGAATCACCGATGAAAACCCGGACATTTTCGCCTTGTTGACCGATTCACTCGGGATCAATGTGGTGGGAAATGGTATTGGTCACGACCTCATTTCGGTGATCGACAGGAACAGTGCTAATCCCATTGTGTTGAACAACTTTTACGAAGCCGATGTCGATGACTATACAAGTGGTAGTGTTCGCTACCCGTTGCGGGATATTACCCCGGGTCGTCACCATGTATATATGAAGGCTTGGGATGCGGCCAATAATTCAGCGGAGGCCGAAACCGAATTCGTGGTCGCCGAAAGTGCCGACTTGGCACTGAATCACGTTTTGAATTATCCGAACCCGTTTACCACGTATACTGAATTCCATTTCGAGCACAACAGGCCGGCAGAACCACTTGAAGTACAAGTACAGATATTCACCGTTTCCGGTAAACTCGTGAAGACATTGAACGCAAATGTGACGTCGGACGGCTATCGGGTAACGCCGGTAACGTGGGACGGATTAGATGAATTTGGTGATGAAATTGGCCGTGGAGTATACGTTTATCGAGTAAAAGTGCGTTCCATGACCGATAATTCGTCCGATGAGAAATACGAGAAACTGGTGATTTTGCGTTAA
- a CDS encoding SUMF1/EgtB/PvdO family nonheme iron enzyme, whose protein sequence is MILKTKNLAPIALAFSALVSFTACNETSSTTGWAYNDSKNGGFEANLNYGGQEIGPGLVFVEGGTFTMGRVEHDVMYDWDNIPRRVTVSSFYMDETEVTNVAYREYLYWLNRVYYYSYPEVYEKALPDTLVWRSELAYNEPYVETYLRHPAYNFYPVVGLSWLQANDYCAWRTDRVNEMILVAEGILRENPNQYDDDNFDTEAYLYGQYVGEVKINLPDLNPDGAGDAGRHVKMEDGILLPKYRLPTEAEWEYAARALIGNTEYERVTEKRRYPWDGDGVRNAENKYKGQMLANYKRGRGDNMGIGGYLNDGWDITAPVMSFPPNDFGLYDMGGNVNEWVADVYRPLSMEDMNDFRAYRGNVYKTWATDEEGYIEPVDSLGNMVKREVTEEEVLGRRNYKRADVRDYPDGDVESSIYYGQDQVPEGEAPMYDYARTSLYNNQVRVYKGGSWKDRAYWMVPGTRRYLEEDLATDDIGFRCAMHRVGDPKGN, encoded by the coding sequence ATGATTTTGAAAACCAAAAATCTTGCGCCCATCGCCTTGGCATTCAGTGCCCTGGTGTCTTTTACGGCGTGTAACGAGACGAGCAGCACCACCGGCTGGGCGTACAACGACTCCAAAAACGGTGGTTTTGAAGCCAACTTGAACTACGGCGGTCAGGAGATCGGGCCGGGTTTGGTCTTCGTTGAAGGGGGTACCTTCACTATGGGCCGTGTAGAACACGATGTCATGTACGACTGGGACAACATCCCACGCCGCGTGACCGTATCGTCATTCTATATGGACGAAACGGAGGTGACCAACGTCGCTTACCGCGAGTACCTCTACTGGCTCAACCGCGTATACTATTACAGTTATCCAGAAGTATACGAAAAAGCCCTTCCGGACACCTTGGTATGGCGTTCTGAATTGGCGTACAACGAACCTTACGTTGAGACCTATTTGCGTCACCCGGCCTATAATTTTTATCCGGTCGTTGGTTTAAGCTGGTTGCAAGCGAACGATTACTGCGCATGGCGTACCGACCGCGTGAACGAGATGATCCTTGTAGCCGAAGGTATTCTGCGCGAAAACCCGAACCAATACGACGACGACAACTTCGATACCGAAGCTTACTTGTACGGTCAGTACGTTGGTGAGGTAAAAATAAACTTGCCGGACCTCAATCCTGACGGAGCCGGAGATGCCGGGCGCCACGTAAAAATGGAAGACGGTATTTTGCTGCCTAAGTATCGACTCCCGACTGAAGCGGAGTGGGAATACGCAGCAAGGGCATTGATCGGAAACACCGAGTACGAGCGCGTGACCGAAAAGCGTCGCTATCCATGGGACGGGGACGGTGTGCGTAATGCAGAGAACAAGTACAAAGGCCAAATGCTCGCTAACTACAAGCGCGGCCGAGGTGACAACATGGGTATCGGTGGGTACTTGAACGATGGATGGGACATCACCGCTCCGGTAATGAGCTTCCCTCCTAACGATTTTGGTCTGTACGACATGGGCGGGAACGTGAACGAGTGGGTTGCTGATGTATACCGCCCGTTGAGCATGGAAGACATGAACGACTTCCGCGCTTACCGCGGTAACGTATACAAGACCTGGGCAACCGATGAAGAAGGCTACATTGAACCTGTTGACTCATTGGGTAATATGGTGAAGCGCGAAGTAACCGAAGAAGAAGTACTTGGACGCCGCAACTACAAGCGCGCCGATGTGCGCGACTACCCAGATGGTGACGTTGAGTCTTCGATCTACTACGGCCAAGATCAAGTACCTGAAGGAGAAGCGCCGATGTACGACTATGCGCGTACGAGCTTGTACAACAATCAAGTTCGCGTTTACAAAGGCGGTTCATGGAAAGACCGCGCCTATTGGATGGTTCCCGGAACGCGTCGCTACCTCGAAGAGGACCTGGCAACCGATGATATCGGATTCCGTTGTGCCATGCACCGAGTTGGTGACCCGAAAGGCAACTAA